The sequence GAGCCACTGCGTGCGCCCCGCTTCGCGCAACTCTTCCAGCTCGCGCAGCTCGGGCGCGTGGCCTATGCCTCGATCATGCAACCACGCTTGCACCTTATGTTGCTCCCGCCACTGCTCGGCCTGCTCCTTGGCTCGGGCTTCCTGTTGCTGACCAGCCTGGTGCTGGGCGCTCAACTGTTCCAGCCTGGCGGCGGCTTCTCTCACGGCCTGGTCACGCTCTACCAGGCTAGCCACCGGCGAAGGTCGAATACGCCTGATCTCGGCGGCAAGCTCATTGCTATTCATGCGCTCGATGCGCTGGCGTTCTGACCGCTCCAACTTGGCCGCTTCCAAGTCACCCGACAAGTCGATGATGGAGCGCTCTGCCTCCTTGCCTTGGCGTTCCAACTCGCCCGCCTCGCGGGCACGCTGGAGGCGCTCTAGCGCGTCCTCGTTGTGCTGTTGGCGTTTATGGCTGGGCTGGCCGGTGCGCCGCTCGATAGCGGTGGCCGCTGGCCCAAGGTGCCGGGTCGGCTCCCGCTCGATGCCCTGCGCCTCAAGGGTGCGGTGATCGACGCGGGCCTCGATGCCGTTCTCGCGTAGCCGCTCGTTGGTCAGCGCGGCGAACCGCTCCCGCCACTGCGTGACCAACTTGGAGCCGGTTTTCTGGTCGTCTAGCTCGCGGGTTTTCTCGGTGAGGCCCTCCGGGCCGAGGCGGCGGGTGGTCAGCAGGATGTGGGCGTGGTGGTTGCGGTCGTCGCCGTCCTTGCCGGGGGCATGGATGCACACGTCAGCCGCACATCCGTGCCGCTCCACCAGTTCGCGGGCGAAGTCACGCGCCAACCGCGCCCGCTCTGCGGGGGAAAGTTCCTCCGGCAAGGCAATCTCGAACTCGCGGGCAACGGTCGAGTTCTTGCGCGTCTCGGCCTGCTCGGCAGCGTTCCAGAGTGCCGCCCGGTCGGCGGCCCACTCTGGCGCACCGGCAGGCAAGACAAGCTCGGCGGATTCGACGCCACCCTTGCGGGTGTAGTCGTGAATCTCGCCGGTGCGCTCGTCGGTGATCTCCACCCCGGCACGATAGGCCGCTGCCGCTGTCGCACTGCGACCGGCAGACCGGCTTATCGTCTTGACGGATAGGTGGTAGATCGCCACGGGCGTTTCCTCGGGGTGTCGGGGCGCAGCCCTGACCGCACGCAAACGAAGTTTGCATAAGTGCGCCCTTCATGACTCGCTTCGCTCGGGCCGGGAAGCCATGATACCGGGCGCGCGCCTCCACTGCTAGAGGTTAAAATGCGGCCATCAACCCCAGGGAGGCAAAGACATGGCGGCAGGTATCGAGGACAAGATCAAGGCGCTCGAAGAAAAGCTGAAACAAGCTAAGGCGCAGAAGGCAAAGATCGAGGCTCGTAAAAAGGCAATCGAAGCCAAGGTACAGCGCAGTCAGGACACACGCCGTAAAGTCCTGGCTGGTGCCATGGTGCTTGAGATGATGGAACGCGATGAGGCCACCAGACAGCGCTTCATGGAGCGTCTGGACAAATACCTGACGCGGGCTGACGACCGGGCTCTTTTTGATCTACAGGTAATGCCCACAGAATCCCCAAAGAAAGAAATTGCTGAGGGCTAGCATGATGAATGCTGGAAGCAGTGCTTCACGTCCAAAAACGTTCGTCTCCGTTGAACTCTCAGGCGATGGTCTAGAGCGTTTGATGAAAGAGAACGAGGAGCCTGTGGAAGTCGTTCAAATCGGCCCTGATCGCTATCGCGTTTCAGTCGATTTTGGGGAGCCTTTCGCAGAGGAACAGCGTGATCTAGCCGCCCATCTGTTGGCGAGACGGTACGGCTCAACGACCAAGACTTGACCGTACATCGCCCTGATCCGCTGAATGCGGTTTTGTCACCAAATCTGCTGAGCTTTTTCGATAACAGCAGCCATCACGGATGCCGCTTCAGCTTCGGATGCTTCTCTTGCCCACCAGGCGGGACGACTGGCTGCCGATGAAAGTGCCCCCACGGCCAACAGAACAAGCTCTTGATCGCCATCGCTGGCGGCCTGGATGATGGCATTTTCAACCTGCCGCAATTCATCGGCCAGCCGCTGAAACTCTACGGCGCTAGGCATCACTCAGTTCCTTTCTATTTCTGCGACGTGGCTGCATTTTTTGCCGCCCCTTGCGTGTCCTGTGAACGTTGCAGCGCTTCAAGCTGCCCCGCCAACCTTGCCGCCTGCTCGCGGGCCTCTGCCGCCACCTTGCGGGCGTCGTCTCGCTCGGCCTGTGCCTGTCGGGTTTCCTGCGCCGATGCGGCGCGGGCTTCGGCGTGCTGCTGCGCGGTTTTCTCGGCCTGTTTTTCGATCTGCTCGGCTCGCGCCTCGGCACGATTGATCCGGTCGGCGGCAGCCTCCAACTTTGCGCCCAGCACGGCGGCCTGTTGCTCGGCAGTGGTGCGGCCTTGCTGGGCTTCTGTGAGGGCTGCGCGTAGCCGCTCGATCTCTGTGGCCTGCTCTGCCTGCCGTTCGGCTTGTGCCTCGATCTTGAGGCGGGCGGTTGCCACCTCCACGCGGGCAGCCTCTGCCGCCTGCTGCTCGCGCTCGATGCGCTGCTGTGCCTCGGCCAAGTCGGCGGCCTGCTGGGCGGCTTTGCCTGCCAGCGTGTCGCGCTCTGTGGTGAGGACGGCAACCTGCTCGGCCAGCTCGTCGCGCTCGGCCTCCAGCGCCTCGCCAGCGGCGGCCAGTTCAGCGGCTTCCGCCTGCGCCTGCACCAGACGGCCCTCGATCTCGCCGCGTGCCTGCGATGCGGCCCGCTCGATCTCGGCGGCAATGGCAGCGGTCAGTGCCTGCGGCAGTTCCGGTGCAGCGGCTGCGGCCACCGGGCGGGCCTCGCGCCAGGTCGAAAGATGCTTGTGGATCGTGTTCGGGCTGCCGGTGGCGCCTAGCCGCTCCCGCACGGCCCGGATAGTCGGCTGCTGACCCTCGCCCGC comes from Comamonas resistens and encodes:
- the mobQ gene encoding MobQ family relaxase translates to MAIYHLSVKTISRSAGRSATAAAAYRAGVEITDERTGEIHDYTRKGGVESAELVLPAGAPEWAADRAALWNAAEQAETRKNSTVAREFEIALPEELSPAERARLARDFARELVERHGCAADVCIHAPGKDGDDRNHHAHILLTTRRLGPEGLTEKTRELDDQKTGSKLVTQWRERFAALTNERLRENGIEARVDHRTLEAQGIEREPTRHLGPAATAIERRTGQPSHKRQQHNEDALERLQRAREAGELERQGKEAERSIIDLSGDLEAAKLERSERQRIERMNSNELAAEIRRIRPSPVASLVERDQAVREAAARLEQLSAQHQAGQQQEARAKEQAEQWREQHKVQAWLHDRGIGHAPELRELEELREAGRTQWLTTAPRIQDAILSKRNVEQDVRERIRFEQAPTLLKVDELEALRQEKVRQEFEQQTRQDENEKKVEPRHDRGMEL
- a CDS encoding DNA-binding protein; this encodes MARQGITFEQVAAVADALAGEGQQPTIRAVRERLGATGSPNTIHKHLSTWREARPVAAAAAPELPQALTAAIAAEIERAASQARGEIEGRLVQAQAEAAELAAAGEALEAERDELAEQVAVLTTERDTLAGKAAQQAADLAEAQQRIEREQQAAEAARVEVATARLKIEAQAERQAEQATEIERLRAALTEAQQGRTTAEQQAAVLGAKLEAAADRINRAEARAEQIEKQAEKTAQQHAEARAASAQETRQAQAERDDARKVAAEAREQAARLAGQLEALQRSQDTQGAAKNAATSQK